In a single window of the Polynucleobacter sp. MWH-UH24A genome:
- the secD gene encoding protein translocase subunit SecD, whose product MNRYPLWKYLVIGVALAIGFLYALPNIFGEAPAVQISAAKPTIKVDLTTQSRIETLLNESGIKNTGIFYERTGNVGSIKIRFENTDTQLKARDLVNQKLNADPKEPNYIVALNLLSNTPNWLSSINALPMPLGLDLRGGVYFLLQVDMQGAVQKKLTSLATDIRGQLRDKGIRHQGIERAGDAITIRFGSTSEADTARSTLAGPQAELEWLIEKVADGAKLVGRFKASALKEVQENAVKQNIITLNKRVNELAVKEPVIQQQGSERIVVQLPGVQDTARAKDIIGRTATLESRLADPVASTIGLNETPPPGTDVFRFGENRLGVFKKSVIFTGDRITDASAGFDQNQRPSVNISLDAAGGRVMQEVTRENIGKPMGMILFEKGKGEVLTIATIQGEFGSKFQITGQPTTESANDLALLLRAGSLAAPMEIIEERTIGPSLGLENIEKGFKSLIYGFAAIAIFMIAYYLLFGLFSVIALGVNIVLLISLLSMLQATLSLPGIAAMALAIGMAIDSNVLINERIREELRNGAAPQTAIAIGFDKAWATILDSNITTLIAGIALLAFGSGPVKGFAVVHCLGILTSMFSAVFFARGIVNLWYGRKKKLPSISIGQVWRPEGK is encoded by the coding sequence ATGAATCGCTACCCCCTTTGGAAATACCTTGTCATTGGGGTAGCCCTTGCCATTGGCTTTTTGTATGCCTTACCAAACATCTTTGGCGAGGCGCCTGCCGTTCAAATCTCCGCGGCTAAACCTACGATTAAGGTCGATTTAACTACTCAATCGCGGATCGAAACACTGCTTAACGAATCGGGTATTAAAAATACTGGGATTTTTTATGAGCGAACTGGGAATGTTGGCAGCATCAAGATTCGCTTCGAAAATACCGATACGCAGCTCAAGGCGCGCGATTTAGTTAATCAAAAGCTCAATGCCGACCCCAAAGAGCCAAACTATATTGTTGCGCTCAATCTTCTCTCTAATACTCCAAACTGGTTAAGCTCAATCAATGCCCTTCCCATGCCTTTGGGCTTAGATCTACGTGGCGGCGTCTACTTCTTGTTGCAAGTTGATATGCAAGGCGCAGTCCAAAAGAAATTAACTTCCTTGGCAACCGATATTCGGGGGCAGCTGCGTGATAAAGGGATTCGCCACCAAGGCATTGAGCGTGCGGGTGACGCGATTACGATTCGCTTTGGATCGACTTCAGAAGCGGATACTGCTCGCTCGACACTCGCAGGCCCTCAAGCCGAACTCGAGTGGCTCATTGAAAAAGTGGCCGATGGTGCCAAACTGGTTGGACGGTTTAAAGCCAGTGCACTTAAAGAAGTTCAAGAAAATGCCGTCAAGCAAAACATCATCACCCTCAATAAACGAGTTAATGAATTAGCGGTCAAGGAACCGGTCATCCAGCAACAAGGGTCCGAGCGGATTGTTGTTCAACTGCCAGGCGTTCAAGATACTGCCCGCGCCAAAGACATCATTGGGCGTACCGCAACCTTAGAATCCCGCCTCGCTGACCCAGTCGCCTCAACCATTGGCTTAAATGAGACTCCACCACCGGGAACGGATGTGTTTCGTTTTGGCGAAAACCGCCTGGGGGTCTTTAAAAAATCCGTGATCTTCACAGGCGATCGGATTACCGACGCCAGTGCAGGTTTTGATCAAAACCAGCGTCCCTCCGTCAATATCTCACTGGATGCGGCTGGCGGTCGAGTCATGCAAGAAGTAACGCGTGAGAACATCGGTAAACCCATGGGTATGATTTTGTTTGAAAAGGGTAAGGGCGAAGTACTAACCATTGCAACGATTCAAGGTGAGTTTGGCTCCAAATTTCAAATTACTGGGCAACCAACCACTGAAAGCGCAAACGATCTTGCTCTCCTACTCCGCGCTGGGTCCTTAGCCGCACCTATGGAAATTATTGAAGAACGCACTATTGGCCCTAGCCTAGGACTTGAAAACATTGAGAAAGGATTCAAATCGCTCATTTATGGGTTTGCCGCCATTGCGATATTCATGATTGCGTATTACTTACTGTTTGGATTATTTTCAGTCATCGCCCTAGGGGTCAATATTGTTTTACTTATCTCCCTGCTCTCGATGTTGCAAGCTACCCTCTCTCTACCGGGAATTGCAGCAATGGCATTGGCAATTGGTATGGCGATTGACTCGAACGTTCTCATCAATGAGCGGATCCGTGAAGAACTTCGGAATGGCGCAGCTCCGCAGACGGCCATTGCCATTGGTTTTGATAAAGCGTGGGCCACGATTTTGGATTCCAATATCACTACGCTGATTGCTGGTATTGCATTACTTGCCTTTGGATCTGGTCCAGTCAAAGGCTTTGCAGTTGTCCATTGCCTCGGTATTCTGACTTCAATGTTTTCAGCAGTCTTCTTTGCGCGTGGCATCGTCAATCTTTGGTATGGGCGAAAGAAGAAATTGCCATCGATTTCAATTGGCCAAGTTTGGCGACCCGAGGGGAAATAG
- the yajC gene encoding preprotein translocase subunit YajC yields MLISNAFAQSAPAAGGDAGGLMSFIPLILMFVVLYFIMIRPQMKRQKETKAMLEALAAGDEVITAGGILGKVTAVKDQYVTLELVPGTEVQMQKNAVTSVLPKGTIKSV; encoded by the coding sequence ATGTTGATTAGCAATGCATTTGCGCAAAGTGCGCCAGCTGCCGGCGGCGATGCTGGTGGATTAATGAGTTTTATTCCTTTAATTCTGATGTTCGTGGTGCTTTATTTCATCATGATTCGTCCACAAATGAAACGCCAAAAAGAGACCAAAGCCATGCTCGAGGCCCTTGCAGCTGGTGATGAGGTCATTACCGCTGGCGGCATTTTGGGTAAAGTGACTGCAGTTAAAGATCAGTACGTAACGCTTGAATTAGTACCAGGCACCGAAGTTCAAATGCAAAAGAATGCGGTAACCAGCGTTCTTCCAAAAGGTACGATTAAATCCGTTTAA
- the recG gene encoding ATP-dependent DNA helicase RecG: MRTKSNIKTPKTPSREGSTDPLEKMGLTTPVALAFHLPIRYEDETKLWSIDEACALGFQGPIQTQGRVIRSQVVYRPRRQLLVAIEDDTGVLNLRWLNFYPSQQKQMAVGVHVRVRGDIRDGYFGPEMVHPTVRVVSPDAPLPKSLTPVYSVVAGVSQAKIRKAVLNALKDSRLEEYLAETIPKSALSPAAQSVMQWSLRDSIHYLHQPPVDADTESIVERTHPAWRRVQLEELLAQQISLKQAHASRRARPAPPKQSHSLKEFKNLPSQLMRALVFELTDAQQRVWSEITHDLKEPFPMNRLLQGDVGSGKTIIAALASAQIVERSFQAAIMAPTEILAEQHYWKFKEWFEPLGVRVVWLSGGMKGKEKKHAQELIASGVAQIIVGTHALIQDAVQFAALGLAVIDEQHRFGVRQRMEITQRIGSETYYSHQLMMSATPIPRTLAMTYYADLDVSVIDELPPGRQAITTKLVKDARRQEVIEGLKQWLQKGLQAYWVCPLIEESEALQLQTAVASHAELSEYLSEYTLALIHGRLKADEKATTMAAFKAGQIDVLVATTVIEVGVDVPNAALMVIEHAERFGYAQIHQLRGRVGRGSNQSACILMYSEPLSLAAKERLQTLREVSDGFVIAERDLALRGPGELLGARQSGEAMLRFVDLQRDAWLIQIAQELAEHWLRNHPELVEAHLGRWLGSRTDFLKA; the protein is encoded by the coding sequence ATGAGAACCAAGTCCAACATAAAAACACCTAAAACACCGAGCCGTGAGGGGTCTACAGACCCTCTCGAAAAAATGGGGCTGACTACACCTGTTGCATTGGCTTTCCATCTGCCCATTCGTTACGAGGATGAAACCAAGCTGTGGTCGATTGACGAGGCCTGTGCATTAGGGTTCCAAGGACCTATTCAAACGCAAGGGCGAGTGATTCGTAGTCAGGTAGTTTATCGACCCCGTCGACAACTGTTGGTTGCGATCGAGGACGATACCGGAGTCTTAAATCTTCGTTGGTTAAATTTTTACCCGAGTCAACAAAAGCAAATGGCAGTTGGGGTGCATGTACGCGTTCGTGGGGATATTCGGGATGGCTATTTCGGTCCAGAAATGGTTCACCCTACGGTACGCGTGGTATCACCGGATGCACCGCTCCCTAAAAGCCTAACCCCAGTGTATTCGGTGGTTGCTGGAGTGAGTCAAGCCAAAATTCGTAAGGCAGTGCTCAATGCTTTGAAGGATTCTCGTCTAGAAGAGTACTTAGCAGAGACAATTCCAAAGAGCGCTTTAAGTCCTGCCGCACAAAGCGTGATGCAGTGGAGTCTACGTGATTCCATTCATTATTTACATCAGCCACCCGTTGATGCCGATACTGAATCGATTGTTGAGCGGACTCATCCTGCTTGGCGTCGGGTGCAATTAGAAGAACTCCTAGCGCAGCAAATTTCTTTAAAGCAAGCCCATGCCAGTCGCAGAGCGCGCCCCGCACCGCCAAAACAATCGCATTCGCTAAAAGAATTCAAAAATCTCCCCTCGCAACTGATGCGCGCTCTGGTATTTGAGCTGACCGATGCACAGCAAAGAGTATGGTCGGAAATTACTCATGATTTAAAAGAGCCATTTCCCATGAATCGTCTTTTGCAGGGCGATGTTGGGAGCGGTAAAACCATCATCGCAGCCTTAGCCAGCGCGCAAATAGTAGAGCGCTCATTTCAAGCGGCGATCATGGCACCAACGGAAATTTTGGCAGAACAGCATTATTGGAAATTTAAAGAGTGGTTTGAGCCACTTGGTGTGCGTGTGGTGTGGCTATCGGGTGGTATGAAAGGCAAAGAAAAAAAACACGCACAGGAATTGATTGCATCGGGTGTGGCTCAAATCATTGTGGGAACCCATGCACTAATCCAAGACGCCGTTCAATTCGCCGCCCTAGGATTAGCAGTAATTGATGAGCAGCATCGCTTTGGAGTGCGTCAACGCATGGAGATTACCCAACGTATTGGCTCAGAAACTTACTATAGCCATCAACTCATGATGTCTGCAACCCCGATTCCACGAACCCTAGCAATGACCTATTACGCCGATCTTGATGTCTCGGTTATCGACGAGTTACCGCCCGGACGACAAGCGATTACTACCAAATTGGTTAAAGATGCAAGACGCCAGGAGGTGATTGAGGGTTTGAAACAGTGGCTGCAAAAGGGTCTTCAGGCCTATTGGGTGTGCCCCTTGATTGAAGAGTCCGAAGCATTGCAATTGCAAACAGCCGTTGCGAGTCACGCGGAGTTATCCGAGTATTTATCGGAATACACACTGGCTTTAATTCATGGGCGCCTGAAGGCTGATGAGAAGGCGACTACTATGGCCGCCTTTAAAGCAGGCCAGATTGATGTGTTGGTTGCGACCACGGTGATTGAGGTGGGAGTGGATGTTCCAAACGCCGCACTCATGGTAATCGAGCATGCCGAACGCTTTGGTTATGCACAGATCCATCAATTACGAGGTCGTGTTGGGAGGGGTTCTAATCAATCGGCATGCATCTTGATGTATTCCGAGCCTCTATCTCTAGCCGCCAAAGAGCGCTTACAGACTCTCCGAGAAGTTTCTGACGGATTTGTGATTGCTGAGCGCGATCTTGCTTTGCGTGGCCCCGGCGAGCTTTTAGGAGCTAGGCAGTCAGGTGAGGCTATGTTACGGTTTGTTGATTTGCAACGCGATGCCTGGTTAATTCAGATTGCGCAAGAGCTCGCCGAGCATTGGTTACGTAACCACCCAGAGCTTGTCGAGGCCCATTTGGGTCGTTGGCTGGGCTCACGCACGGATTTTCTAAAGGCTTGA
- the tgt gene encoding tRNA guanosine(34) transglycosylase Tgt has protein sequence MSPLEFTSIQEDSNSHARLGKIRLPHGEVQTPIFMPVGTYGTVKAVTPRDLKEMQAQIILGNTFHLWLRPGLDVIRKHGGLHRFMGWDKPILTDSGGFQVFSLGALRKITEDGVTFSSPINGDKLFMSPEVSMEIQATLNSDIAMQFDECTPYETNGQPTPQKSVNESLQLSLRWGERSIKRFRELETGNALFGIVQGGMYEKLRDESLAGIANQGFDGIAIGGLSVGEPKPEFERILSHTGPRLPKHLPHYLMGVGTPEDLVLGVSMGIDMFDCVMPTRNARNGWLFTRFGDLKLRNAGYRDDDRPIDMQCTCYTCRHFTRSYLHHLQKANEILGAQLNTIHNLHYYLELMEGIRSALKEGVFSQFKALFHHQRQRGIEPHQD, from the coding sequence ATGAGCCCACTTGAATTCACCAGCATCCAGGAGGACTCCAATAGCCATGCCCGCCTTGGAAAAATCCGCCTACCCCATGGTGAGGTTCAAACCCCTATTTTTATGCCAGTGGGAACCTATGGCACAGTAAAAGCAGTAACCCCGAGAGATCTCAAGGAAATGCAAGCCCAAATTATCTTGGGCAATACTTTTCACTTGTGGTTACGACCCGGCCTAGATGTAATTCGTAAACATGGTGGCCTGCATCGATTTATGGGCTGGGATAAACCAATTTTGACCGACTCAGGGGGCTTCCAGGTATTTAGCTTGGGTGCTTTACGAAAAATTACGGAAGATGGCGTAACTTTCTCCTCACCGATTAATGGCGATAAATTATTCATGTCCCCAGAGGTATCCATGGAGATTCAGGCAACGCTCAATAGCGATATTGCCATGCAATTTGATGAATGCACACCCTATGAAACCAATGGACAGCCGACTCCCCAAAAATCCGTAAACGAATCCTTACAACTCTCCTTGAGGTGGGGTGAACGTTCGATCAAGCGCTTTCGAGAACTCGAAACTGGTAATGCCCTATTTGGAATCGTGCAGGGCGGTATGTATGAAAAACTTCGGGATGAGTCGCTTGCGGGTATAGCAAATCAGGGTTTTGATGGAATTGCAATTGGCGGCCTTTCCGTTGGCGAACCCAAGCCTGAATTTGAACGCATCTTAAGTCATACGGGACCGCGCCTACCTAAGCATTTACCGCATTACCTGATGGGAGTTGGAACCCCTGAAGATTTGGTGCTTGGGGTCAGTATGGGAATTGATATGTTTGATTGCGTGATGCCAACGCGCAACGCCCGAAATGGATGGCTATTTACCCGCTTTGGGGATCTCAAACTTCGTAATGCTGGCTATCGCGACGATGATCGACCAATTGACATGCAATGCACCTGCTATACCTGCCGCCACTTTACCCGCTCCTATTTGCATCACCTCCAAAAAGCCAATGAAATCCTAGGGGCGCAGTTAAATACGATCCATAATCTTCATTACTACTTAGAGCTCATGGAAGGCATTCGATCTGCCCTTAAAGAGGGGGTTTTCTCCCAATTTAAAGCCTTATTCCACCATCAGCGTCAACGCGGGATTGAGCCCCACCAAGACTAA
- the queA gene encoding tRNA preQ1(34) S-adenosylmethionine ribosyltransferase-isomerase QueA, with the protein MQLSDFNYDLPPELIAQHPLAQRSASRLLELGKSADGGPECIDRSFTDIVQLIDSNDLLIFNDTRVIPARLFGQKETGGHVEVLIERITGPNQAIAQIRASKVPKPGGKIRLLADSDLVAPETPPELVVNGRVNLGGNSDFYEVIFPDHAMAVLERYGELPLPPYISHTPDEEDANRYQTVMAQKPGAVAAPTAGLHFDEALLKRLCDHGVQMAAITLHVGAGTFTPVRHEDLALHQMHHEWYSISKDTLEAIERTKQNQGKVIAVGTTSIRTLESYAISGLLEGETNLFITPGFEFKVVDALITNFHLPKSTLLMLVSAFAGVDAIRNAYAHAIRERYRFFSYGDAMFLRRT; encoded by the coding sequence ATGCAATTATCCGACTTCAACTACGACCTCCCGCCTGAGCTAATTGCTCAGCACCCACTTGCACAACGCTCTGCCAGCCGTCTTTTGGAACTGGGCAAAAGTGCGGATGGAGGACCTGAGTGCATTGATCGTTCATTTACCGATATTGTCCAATTAATTGACTCAAACGACCTCCTCATTTTTAATGACACCCGCGTCATTCCAGCCCGTCTGTTTGGGCAAAAAGAAACAGGCGGTCACGTTGAAGTATTAATCGAGCGAATTACAGGGCCTAATCAAGCGATTGCCCAAATTCGCGCCTCTAAGGTTCCAAAACCCGGAGGGAAAATCCGGCTTCTCGCGGATTCGGATTTGGTCGCGCCCGAGACGCCTCCAGAACTCGTGGTCAATGGTCGAGTTAATTTAGGTGGCAATAGCGATTTTTACGAAGTCATTTTTCCGGATCATGCAATGGCTGTCTTAGAGCGTTATGGTGAGCTACCATTACCCCCTTACATCAGCCACACCCCCGATGAAGAGGATGCAAACCGATACCAAACCGTCATGGCGCAAAAGCCTGGAGCCGTTGCAGCACCGACCGCAGGATTGCATTTTGACGAAGCCTTACTAAAGCGCCTATGCGATCATGGCGTGCAAATGGCAGCAATCACCTTGCATGTCGGCGCCGGGACCTTTACTCCGGTTCGGCACGAAGACTTGGCGCTGCATCAAATGCACCATGAGTGGTACTCGATCTCCAAAGATACGCTAGAGGCCATTGAACGTACCAAACAAAATCAAGGCAAGGTAATCGCTGTTGGTACTACCAGCATCCGAACGCTTGAAAGTTATGCCATCAGCGGCCTTCTCGAAGGTGAAACAAATTTATTTATCACGCCCGGCTTTGAGTTCAAAGTTGTCGATGCATTAATCACTAATTTTCATTTACCAAAGTCGACGCTGCTAATGCTCGTTAGTGCATTTGCTGGAGTGGACGCCATTCGCAACGCCTATGCACATGCGATTCGCGAACGCTACCGATTCTTTAGCTATGGCGATGCCATGTTTTTGCGCCGAACCTGA